Part of the Cyprinus carpio isolate SPL01 chromosome A23, ASM1834038v1, whole genome shotgun sequence genome, tttaaaaactgttacaaatatatatatatataaacattccattttagaatTTTGCAACCAATacgggaatgttacttttgaatgttctctgactGTTctaaaacaagtagtaacatttaaaaactgttacaaacatcctaaaaaaaattagaacAGTATTTAAAGGTTTCAGGGGAAAAAAACGTTCCATGTATTTTGTACAATGTTTTTTCTGCAAACGTTtagagaacattattaaagacccaGTTAACAataatatgttctaagaacatttccATTAAGTTATAAAAGTGTTATTTCTGAACGTTCCCTAaaagttcagagaacattcaaaaataacacttttataacttaatgggaatgttatCTAACAATAGCTGTCAtgtttatcactgtaaaaaatcattttcttccttagtatttttgtcttgttttgtagtataaatatacaaaaactcttaaaaaagtaaaattaaacaaaataaaaatattatgtctCGTTTTCTGAAATCATCCAAATTTTGTtcgtttttgcttaaaacaagaaaaaatatctgccaatggggtcagaaaaataatcttgcttAGCCTTTGAACTAAGATTATtcttcttaccccattggcagatattttttccaaaatttggataatattttcagtcattttacttgtcaagtaaacgcatactagaaaacaagacaaaaatactaatgaagaaaatattttttgcagttgTAAATGTGCTTAGACATGTTTGATTCACACTAATTTCAAAAGCAGAGTGAGTTTTAATGAAGTTTAAAGCCCCATTGATGTCCATTGTAACTCTAAATGTGATTTCTGAGTGAACGCATCACAGACGCCTCCCTTAAACTCGCATTGTATCGAACCCAGAACAGTTTCTCTTTGTTTGTATCGTGTAGAGACGCTTCCCATCGAACTCTTGACAACGGGAGTCTTTGATCCACAATGTGGCCCCCCAAAATCCTGCTAATGGCCGTCGTATCCTGTGTGCTGATTGGTGGAGgaaactgtcaatcaaactcatcCGATGGCTTCCAGCTCTCCGCTGACCCCAGCTCAGGTCACCGGTCTCTGAACcgtgtgacctctgaccccagagCTGTCGGGACGGTTCGTGTCCGGCCGCTGTCGCTGCCCCCGGCGTGTCTGAAGAGGACGTACATCGAGGGCTTGTTCAAATACGTCAACACGGTCCTGTCCTGCCTCATCTTCGTGGTGGGGATGGTGGGAAACGCCACGCTGCTGAGGATCATCTACCTCAACAAGACCATGAGGAACGGCCCGAACGCTCTGATCGCCAGCCTGGCGCTGGGGGACCTCATCTACATCGCCATCGACATCCCCATCAACGTCTATAAGGTGACCAACCAATCAGATCACTgcatcacgtgtgtgtgtttattagagATAATTCGGCCACAAACTTGATTGCAGCAGTGGGTCAGACTTATTTCTGGACAGTTATCAGTCTAACACTCATCACAcattcaatcacacacacacacacacacacacacacacacacacacacacacacacacacacacacacacacacactgttatgaAGATAAAAGCGCTTCATTCGTTTGTCTTTAAATATATCACACAGGAAGTGAAGATATGCTttaacagtctgtgtgtgtgtgtgtgtgtgtgtgtgtgtgtgtttgtgtgtgtgtgtgtgtgtgtctgtgtgtgtgtgtgtgttgtagctgCTGGCGATGCGGTGGCCCTTCGATGACAGTGTGTTCGGTCTGTTTCTGTGCAAACTGATGCCATTTCTACAGAAAGCGTCAGTCGGAATAACGGTTCTCAATCTGTGTGCGCTCAGTGTggacaggtaacacacacacacacacacacaaacacacacacacacacacacaaacacacacacacacacacacacacaaacaaacacacacactcacagacacacacaagcacacacacaacactcaattttttgagatttatataatttctccactgatgtatggtttgttaggaggacaatatttggctgagatacaattatttgaaaatctggaatctgagggtgcaaaaaaatctaaatattgataaaatcatctttaaagttgttcaaatgaagttcttagcaatgcatattactaatcaaaaatgtatttttgatattttcagtaggaaatttacaaaatatcttcatggaacatgatcttatcttaatatcctaatgatttttcgcataaaagaaaaatgtataattttgacccatacaatgtattgttagttattgctacaaacatacctgtgacacttatgactgcttctgtgctgcagggacacattttgggaacatttttttttaatgttctctgaacgttctgaaacaagtaacatttaGAAAGCGTTACATGAACATccagttaaaacatttaaacaaacaaaaaaaacattccttcAATGATGTGTAAATTTAATAAGTTTgagatatattaatgtttttagtgttggtggtaacattttgaaaacattgttaaaaacaatataaagtttaatgaacgctttattaatgttactggaagaaagtttgataacttaaaaaaaaaaaaccttccctgAACGTTCTGAGAACTTTTCCTGTTAGCTTTTCATCTGTTTATATTTAGCACCTGCTTGATGTGTTTCTGCTCTGattcacaaacacaaatgcttACAGTAAAAAACCTTTGCTTTCAGTCTTGCGCTCGTGTTTACTGTAAATCTCTCTGCCAATTACTTTCAGTCTCGTACAGAAATGTACACCGGAGCTCATGAGagaagagctttaggttttgaataactgtgtgtgtgtgtatgagatatcaagaaatataatattttggcaaaggtgtttgcaacaTAAGAAAAacgtgtttgtgatattttgaatgcagtgtatGGGATCAGATTGTATTGCGTGAAaccaaaattcaaaaacacaagtataattatattgcacaaaatttaaaaatgaaagcaaatttttacGAAAAGCAAACAATGGTCATAGATCAAAAATTTAATAacgcatttaaaataataataagcgtgaatcaaaactttaaacacattttaaaatcatattgcacaaaatgctaaattaatgtCTTGTTATGGTTATAGCAGTGCTTCATTTCGTAacagatgtgaggcattttgtgcTTTGTGTGTGCAATTGTGTTAATGTAATAGTTATAAGAACgttccataaacattactttaagaaaGTTTTGACATTTATATTACACTTAAAAAGCGTTTGTGAAAGTTGTGAGAGCGTTCCCTGTCAGCCGGTGAGTCCCAAGCTTCTGCAAGAAACAAGTGTCTGACAACATAAGCCTTTGgagtgtgtttactgtgtgtgtgtgtgtgtgtgtgtgtgtgtgcgcgtgtgcagGTATCGTGCGGTCGCGTCGTGGAGTCGTGTTCAGGGCGTGGGGATCCCTGTGTCCACGGCTGTGGAGATCCTGTGTATCTGGCTGCTGGCTCTAGTTctggccgttcctgaggccatcgGCTTCAAAATGGTCAGCTTCGACTACAACAACGTCACCATCCGCACCTGCATGCTGAAACCAGAGACGCCCTTCATGACCGTAAGAACACGGACAGTTATGCTCCTTCATAACTGTCATGCTACACACTCAGATCTCTTACATTTATTAGCACTTAATTCACTACTCTTGCATAACGCTTCATTATCAGTAAAATCAACATTACATTTGTAAAGAACATTTCCACCTGAACTTAGTCTactatttttatcataattaatattacattttaatataaggACATGCATTTGAAGTTAAGTCTGTGTTTTCACATTTTCCGGCAATTTATAAACAGAAAGTAGTTCAAGGGctctttttgaatatttttatagattttatgaAACAagatctataaaatatattagatgtaaaaaattatattagataatagATAATTCagatgatatacagtatatgatgaagaatgacataatattatataaaatatttcaggtgtgtgtatatacatatatatataattttatgttatatatgatTCTATATTTTGACtgaagatatatatttatttagtattttatatatatatatatgtgtgtgtgtgtgtgtaaaataacatcaatataaaatatttaattatatttgtattttttaaattaacttaagtatatttatataatcatcacatatattattattatataaatatatttattatataaacataatataataaataagaatatagaAATAAGATTCGTTCATAAGATTTTTCATTGGTGTTctataattctttttaaaaatatactgtatatataaatatatgtcttATATAGCTATACTgagtaaatattatttgttaaatattttaattagctgtattttcataattaaaacaaGTAACTAAATGTTCACGAAACTAAATCATTCATctatgttttaatgcatttatttttacatttgtttatgaaatgtggaattgttgtgtgtgtgtgtgtgtgtgtgtagttctaCAGGGACGTGAAGGTCTGGTGGTTGTTTGGCTTTTATTTCTGTGTGCCGCTGGTTTGTACGGCCGTCTTCTACACACTCATGACCTGTGAGATGCTGAGCAACAGGAAGGGCAGCCTGAAGTTTTCTCTGAGCGAACACCTCAAGCAGGTGAAGAACCGAACACTCGATGCTGAATGACCCAGGCGAGACCATCGCtaactaatgtgtgtgtgtgtgtgtgtgtgtgtgagcagaggCGTGAGGTGGCGAAGGCCGTGTTTTCTCTGGTGCTGATCTTCGCTCTCTGCTGGTTTCCGCTGCATCTCAGTCGCATCCTCAAGAAGATGGTTTATTTTCAGAACGACGTCGGCCGCTGTGACCTGCtgaagtaacacacacacacacacacacacacacacacaatctctctctctctctcacacacacacacacacacacacacacacacactcacacacacacacaataaaaataaaaattaataataataataataaaacttaaacttaatgaaacttaaaaatgtttactaaCTTACAAATAAAACACCTTGATACAATTTATACTTAATAatgaaacttaaattttaaagttggactaaaataatactatatgAGCATGaatgtaacaaatatatatatatatatatatatttaagatatactaaaaaacaaaaaaaaattaaataaaaattaaacttattaataaaacaacttttaaagtTGGACTAAAACAATACTATGAGAGCATGAACAttgttaaattaacattaattaaaaatttcaattaattccaattaattttaaaaagtcatttttaatttagttttattttaataataaaaatttaattaaaattcaacattttcgttttaataaaataagtttacatttttttaatattctatttcAAGAAATTTTttccatgattttatttttaattaattataataatactgacacacacaaagCCATAGCATATTTTATACTAATGCATCAATGAACTGAGAAGAAATATATTCCTGTACCTTGTTCTGCAGAAATGCAATTCTTTAATGTCTATTATAATTTTGCAAAGTTTATCTTTATTGATTTTCacctgtttgtgttgttgtttttgtgtctcAGTTTCTTGCTGGTGTTTGATTACCTGAGTATAAATCTGGCCACCATCAACTCCTGCATCAATCCCATAATCCTCTACTTCGTCAGCAAGAAGTTCAAGAACTGCTTCAGGGTACAGAGAGCTCTAGAGGAGTCTGATAACAGAGCGCAGTGATGCTGTGATGATCTAATCTCTGCTGTCTCTCCGTCTCTGTCAGTCGTGTCTGTGTTGCTGGTGTTATCCGGCCGGCTCGATCTTGAGCAGCGTCGTGCCCCTGAACGGGACCAGCTTCCAGTACAAGAGCCCGGATCAGAACGGCTTATCGGACCGGACGGCACTGCGCAAGGACAGCTACAACTGACCTCAACCACACACACGCTGTTTTAACCCTGACTACAGAGATatcaacatatatatttatattattatatctacTGCACTGGTTAACTGTGTGCATACTATTATGACAAAGAAAGTGCATCTTTTTTAGtgtatgcatcatattttgtaaaCTTAAACGTGTTTTCAATGTGCTGTAAGTGATTTCAGAGGTTTTACACactacccagctaacagggaacgttctggaaaggttctctcaaagttataaacaaatgttcttcttgtaacatttataaaacgTTCATTCAACGcaatctggtctttaataacgtTCTCAAAATGTTCACGGAAAAACATTATTTAGGctatacatcattcatggaacgtgttttcaaaatgttagcacaaaaaaaaaacgttatttaaaAATCGTTTGTTGAACATTTTTTCGGAAACGTTTTAGTTGGACGTTCGTATAACATCTTTTTTATGTTAGACAAACTaataacattctcaaaatgttagcacaaaaaaaacgttttttataAATCGTTCGTTGAACATTTTTTCGGAAATGTTTCAGTCAGACGTTcgtataacatttttttaatgttaggcaaactaataatattttcaaaatgttagcacaaaaaattgttatttataaatcGTTCGTTGAACATTTTTCGGAAACGTTTTAGTCATACAaccatataacttttttttttttaaatgctagacaaactaataatattttcaaaatgttagcacaaaaaattgttatttataaatcGTTCGTTGAACATTTTTCGGAAACGTTTTAGTCAGACGTTcatataacgttttttttttttttaattgttagactaactaataatgttctcaaaacattagcacaaataagttatttttacattgttcatGGAACTTTTTTCCGAAAAGTTTTAGTTGAAATTTcacctaaagtttttttttaaatgttagacaAACCaataacattctcaaaatgtgagcacacaaaaaaatactatttgtttGTTGAACATTTTTTCGGAAACGTTTTAGTTGGAATATCCTAAAAAGTTTATcacaaaaactacacaaacaaataatacatgGGAAAAAATTTactaataatgttctcaaaacgttcACTCGAAAACGTTATTCATACATCATTCATTGaatgtgttttctgaaatgttttagttggacattcacctaacgtgttttttttttttaattgttagactaataatgttttcaaaaaattataacaaaaagcTATTTTTACAATGTTCATGGAACTTTTTAGTTGGATgtttatctaattattttaaagtgtcacaGCTAGAttgtttcagagaacattctAAAGTAACATTCACGtctgcaaaattttaaaatggaatGTTACCTTAACATTCGCATAACCAAGgcgggaaaaaaaattcaaaacattcaaaaactggACGTTGTCGATGTTTAGTGAAAATTCTTTATAACTTAATTGGAAACGTTAGTAAAACGTTCTTAGAATATAGTTTTGTTAGCTGGGTAACCACAGTATTAAGGCTCATTCACACCAAAGAAcgtaactataactataaagttttgaTAATCATtataattctatgagaatagtaAACTCcataactacatttttaatgataatgacAAAGAGCAACATTATCGTTCTCtcggattttattttattttttattttttaagctgataaatgattaaatttttgAAAGTTTATCAGAATCCACCCTAGTCAATTTAATTAATGCACGGGCTTccaataaacagaatgttatggATTGTTGATGTGGACGCTAAAATAGTTATCGCTTTAGTTATCATTCTTGATGTGAACGTGCCTTCGTACTTTTGCATAAACTGcgtttttattcatgtttgggGTGAGTTTTCATCGCATTTACACTGTTTCGAGCGATTCGGAACAGCTTAACTTTGAAGCAGTTCAATTGATTCGGAGTTTTGAAAGTCTCAGTTCCTCATATCACTACTGTAAACAAAATCAGATTTACAGCCATTTACATTAGGAACTATATCATGTGCAGCACGAACTTAAATGAATTGCGTCATATAGGAGAAATGGTGATGAATCTGTTTACTCACATGAACTTGTTTGCATCAACTATAGCGCCAACTAGTGTTTCATTTCTCGATTACTCGACTGGTCAATGCAAACCCTATAAAGTGAAGCTATTTATTAGAAACTGTAgaattaaatcacattttcatAGGGATAAATGGCTGttttgctcatatatatatatatatatatatatatatatatatatatatatatatatatatatatatatatacatatatacagtcatgTTGTTTGAATTAGTCAGTAGCTCTGAAAACAGCTGTGAGAAGACGTTAAAATGAAATGCCCTTTTTGTCTAagatgttgtaaataaatatgtgatgTGTGTTTATCAAAGTCAGAGTGTGTGGTCTGTTGGTTGTGAAACTGTCTGCTTCAGAGACAGGATTATGGTTTTATTCCCACAGAATTGACTTTCTGTAGTGGAAAgcggaatgtttttttttcccaggaaaTCATTTCTGTCAGAATTACGAGGGTCATTAAACGGCTAACATCGGTTTTAATCACTCATGAAACAACCACAGTTTTATAAGAATGTGTTTCGTGTTGGAAAAGTATAGTAATcggtttttaaatattattaatataaataaaaatatctatttatattattttcttttcattcattgttattttgtCAGATCTAATGATTAAAACAACTAGGCAAACATTCTGTGCAAATAAAGTGCCAttatatatcagttttatttatatttaacatttagatttagattaaaatagcttttatttatatatagtagcctaatatagtaataaaaaaatagaataaagctaattcatgtaaatcttgtaaaatgtatttattttggtaGTTAAATCAGAAATTT contains:
- the ednrab gene encoding endothelin receptor type Ab yields the protein MWPPKILLMAVVSCVLIGGGNCQSNSSDGFQLSADPSSGHRSLNRVTSDPRAVGTVRVRPLSLPPACLKRTYIEGLFKYVNTVLSCLIFVVGMVGNATLLRIIYLNKTMRNGPNALIASLALGDLIYIAIDIPINVYKLLAMRWPFDDSVFGLFLCKLMPFLQKASVGITVLNLCALSVDRYRAVASWSRVQGVGIPVSTAVEILCIWLLALVLAVPEAIGFKMVSFDYNNVTIRTCMLKPETPFMTFYRDVKVWWLFGFYFCVPLVCTAVFYTLMTCEMLSNRKGSLKFSLSEHLKQRREVAKAVFSLVLIFALCWFPLHLSRILKKMVYFQNDVGRCDLLNFLLVFDYLSINLATINSCINPIILYFVSKKFKNCFRSCLCCWCYPAGSILSSVVPLNGTSFQYKSPDQNGLSDRTALRKDSYN